A DNA window from Sporosarcina sp. ANT_H38 contains the following coding sequences:
- a CDS encoding glycoside hydrolase family 127 protein — MADNTKLLTGLFKQSEDKGKEYLLYLDIDRLLAPCYEAVCQTPKKPRYGGWESTEIAGHSVGHWLSAAAAMYAVTEDRELKQKIDYAVEELEQIQKYDGEGYVSGFSRTCFDNVFSGDFQVDNFSLGGSWVPWYSIHKIYAGLIDVYTILRDVKALEIVLKLASWAKAGLDKLSDEQFERMLICEHGGMNEVMADLYIITGKQGYLDLAKRFCHQAILQPLSQSIDDLEGKHANTQIPKVIGAAKLYDITGDLKYKEMAVFFWQQVTNYRSYVIGGNSIGEHFGPSDQEQLGVTSAETCNTHNMLKLTEYLYRWSHKSVYMDYYERALYNHILASQDPDSGMTTYFVSTQPGHFKVYCSPEDSFWCCTGTGMENPALYTRNIYYQEQDQLYVNLFIASELTVAEKQLKISQETSFPASNRSTLVFKEANHEKLTVHIRVPYWGVGAVTATINGTEVFTHAKNGYLTINREWKSGDCVEIELPMNLHRYVSSDNPQKQAIMYGPIVLAGALGKEHFPETDILEDHMKLDNHPLIDVPVLVADTEDLNHWIRPIENSILRFETLAVGQSGNQKITLIPFYQLHHQRYTIYWNIMNEAAYHNFHDGEEEELRRKRDITVDYVNPNEQQPEIEHHLSSSNSNSGYLNIVHKGWRDCRDEGIFSYEMAVQSTKQMYLVVTYFGSDSTLYVDGQAYNREFDIVVDGTVIVNQKLEAIHPGKLFDVCYEIPRVLTKEKERVEIKFSSKPGTVAGGVYGVRIINERVY, encoded by the coding sequence ATGGCTGATAATACAAAGTTATTAACTGGGTTATTCAAGCAATCTGAAGACAAGGGTAAAGAATACTTACTCTATTTGGATATTGATAGGCTACTAGCACCGTGTTATGAAGCTGTTTGTCAAACACCCAAAAAACCTCGATATGGAGGATGGGAATCAACGGAAATCGCTGGCCATTCTGTTGGTCATTGGCTTTCCGCAGCTGCTGCTATGTATGCGGTTACAGAAGATAGAGAACTCAAGCAAAAGATTGATTATGCAGTTGAAGAACTAGAACAAATTCAAAAATATGATGGAGAGGGCTATGTCAGTGGCTTTTCCCGCACCTGCTTTGATAACGTTTTTAGTGGAGACTTCCAAGTAGATAATTTTAGCTTAGGGGGTTCATGGGTTCCCTGGTACAGTATCCATAAGATTTATGCAGGTTTAATAGATGTCTATACAATTTTAAGGGACGTTAAAGCACTTGAAATTGTCTTGAAATTAGCAAGTTGGGCAAAGGCGGGTTTAGATAAGCTTTCAGATGAACAATTTGAGAGAATGCTTATCTGTGAACACGGTGGTATGAATGAAGTAATGGCAGATCTTTATATCATTACTGGTAAACAAGGCTATCTTGACCTGGCTAAACGTTTTTGTCATCAGGCAATACTTCAGCCACTCTCTCAATCGATTGATGACCTAGAAGGTAAGCATGCCAATACACAGATACCTAAAGTGATTGGTGCAGCGAAATTATATGACATCACAGGCGATTTGAAATACAAAGAGATGGCTGTTTTCTTTTGGCAGCAAGTTACGAATTATCGCTCCTATGTAATCGGTGGTAATAGTATCGGAGAGCACTTTGGACCAAGTGATCAGGAACAACTCGGGGTTACATCAGCAGAGACTTGTAATACGCATAATATGTTAAAGCTGACTGAGTATTTATATCGCTGGTCACATAAGTCGGTGTATATGGATTACTACGAAAGAGCACTTTACAATCATATTCTGGCATCGCAAGATCCAGATTCAGGTATGACGACATACTTTGTATCTACCCAACCTGGACATTTTAAAGTATATTGTTCGCCAGAAGATTCATTTTGGTGTTGTACAGGTACTGGTATGGAAAATCCAGCACTTTATACAAGAAATATCTATTACCAAGAACAAGATCAATTGTATGTGAATCTATTTATTGCTTCAGAATTAACAGTGGCAGAAAAACAGCTAAAGATTAGCCAGGAAACTTCATTTCCGGCGTCTAATCGTTCTACACTCGTTTTTAAAGAAGCCAATCACGAGAAACTAACAGTCCATATTCGTGTTCCCTATTGGGGTGTAGGAGCAGTGACTGCGACTATCAATGGAACTGAAGTATTTACACATGCGAAGAATGGCTATTTAACAATTAATAGGGAGTGGAAATCTGGGGACTGTGTTGAAATAGAACTTCCAATGAATTTACATAGATATGTCTCAAGTGACAATCCCCAAAAGCAAGCGATCATGTACGGACCTATTGTATTGGCAGGCGCATTAGGAAAAGAGCATTTCCCAGAAACAGATATACTTGAAGATCATATGAAGCTCGATAATCATCCTTTAATTGATGTTCCAGTCTTAGTGGCTGATACAGAAGATCTAAATCACTGGATAAGACCAATTGAAAATTCAATATTACGATTTGAAACTTTAGCAGTGGGTCAGTCAGGGAATCAGAAGATTACGCTTATCCCTTTTTACCAATTACATCATCAACGCTACACCATTTATTGGAACATTATGAACGAAGCAGCCTATCACAATTTCCATGACGGGGAGGAAGAAGAGCTTCGGAGAAAAAGAGACATTACCGTTGATTATGTTAATCCAAATGAGCAGCAGCCTGAAATTGAACATCATCTTTCATCAAGCAATTCAAATTCAGGTTATCTAAATATTGTTCATAAAGGATGGAGAGATTGTCGCGATGAAGGAATTTTTAGTTATGAAATGGCTGTACAATCGACTAAACAAATGTATTTAGTGGTTACATACTTTGGCAGTGATTCTACTTTATATGTGGATGGACAAGCATATAATCGTGAATTTGACATTGTGGTGGACGGTACAGTTATCGTGAATCAGAAACTGGAAGCCATTCATCCAGGTAAACTTTTTGATGTTTGTTATGAAATTCCAAGAGTATTGACAAAAGAGAAAGAGCGGGTTGAGATTAAGTTTTCATCCAAACCAGGTACAGTTGCGGGTGGGGTTTATGGAGTCCGGATCATTAATGAAAGAGTCTATTAA
- a CDS encoding iron-containing alcohol dehydrogenase — protein MLLIKDINKLIKEVKAEEITVPEIFIEQKALWLIPTYLRSKKLKKIVLVVDENTRKAAGDKLGNLLVKDEFQMTIIELKPNKHEQVIANEQTLIKLFLDMPNDTDIIVAVGTGTIHDVVRFVSYKMAIPFISVPTAASVDGFTSKGAPLIIQGFKNTFQTVSPIAVFADIDVLKEAPHEMTAAGFGDIIGKYTSLLDWKISSLIADEPYNQLAADLTKQSLEACVNNVQEIANRSDYGLTILMQSLIESGLVMLVLDYSRPASGSEHHLSHYWEMDLLKKDAKQLLHGEKVGVAVSIIIDLYKQLIINLDVKKIAHDSSFINSFIGNWDQIKAAINELPNSNYIRYLLKTVGGATTPKELNIGDKLVVESLNEAFHLRNRCTGLFLINQFKKENIKYPLENIVYKKGANNLMNIAKVENIEVRTNIGNKPDLPEVIAVELKNGTHLNLNVSWNALTVEQYGEIGTYTVEGEIQLQEYPNPLVEQRADPYIYKHTDGYYYFTGSYPEYDRIVIRRAKSIKDLSHAEETVIWRKPEKGIMSKHIWAPELHFIDDKWYVHYAAGDTDNVWAIRPYVLECSADNPLQGEWLEKGQVNTDFQSFSLDATTFENKGKRYLVWAQKVDDDTVSNLYIAEMSNPWTIKGGQTVLSTPDLEWEQQGFYVNEGAAVIKRNGKVFITYSASATDDRYVMGLLSASEDSDLVNPASWTKSVEPIFATNEKAEEYGPGHNSFTVAEDGTTDLLVYHARPYKEIEGNSLYDHNRHARVQQLFWDQNGNPYLGSPGQIIDRSEKKVIATVIVQ, from the coding sequence ATGCTACTTATAAAAGATATTAATAAGTTAATCAAAGAAGTGAAAGCAGAAGAGATTACTGTCCCAGAAATTTTCATTGAACAGAAAGCATTATGGTTGATCCCAACTTATTTAAGATCGAAAAAGCTTAAGAAAATCGTTCTTGTCGTCGATGAAAATACGCGTAAGGCGGCAGGGGATAAGTTGGGAAATTTGTTGGTCAAAGATGAATTTCAAATGACAATCATAGAGTTAAAACCAAATAAACATGAACAGGTTATTGCTAATGAACAAACGTTAATTAAATTATTTCTTGATATGCCAAATGATACAGATATTATTGTGGCTGTTGGTACTGGAACAATTCATGATGTTGTACGCTTCGTTAGTTATAAAATGGCTATCCCATTTATTTCGGTACCTACTGCCGCCTCAGTTGATGGTTTTACATCTAAGGGTGCACCTTTAATAATTCAAGGATTTAAAAATACATTTCAAACAGTATCACCTATCGCTGTGTTTGCAGATATCGACGTTCTTAAAGAAGCGCCACATGAGATGACTGCGGCTGGGTTTGGAGACATAATTGGCAAATATACATCTCTTCTTGATTGGAAGATTTCTAGTTTAATTGCGGATGAACCATACAACCAATTAGCAGCAGATCTGACAAAACAATCATTAGAAGCATGTGTAAATAATGTACAAGAAATAGCCAACAGAAGTGATTATGGGTTAACAATTCTAATGCAGTCATTGATTGAATCTGGCTTGGTTATGCTGGTGTTAGACTATTCAAGACCAGCCTCTGGAAGTGAGCATCATTTATCTCATTACTGGGAAATGGACCTATTGAAAAAAGATGCTAAACAATTATTACATGGGGAAAAGGTCGGTGTGGCTGTATCGATAATAATTGATTTATATAAACAACTTATTATCAATTTAGATGTGAAAAAGATTGCACATGATTCAAGTTTTATTAATAGTTTCATTGGAAACTGGGATCAAATAAAAGCAGCAATCAATGAGTTGCCAAACTCAAATTATATAAGATATCTACTTAAAACGGTTGGTGGAGCTACAACACCTAAAGAATTAAATATAGGAGATAAGCTAGTTGTTGAAAGCTTAAATGAAGCATTTCATTTAAGAAATCGTTGTACGGGTTTATTTCTAATTAATCAATTTAAAAAAGAGAATATAAAATATCCGCTAGAAAATATCGTGTATAAAAAAGGGGCGAATAATTTAATGAACATTGCTAAGGTAGAAAATATCGAAGTAAGAACAAATATCGGAAACAAACCAGATTTACCCGAGGTGATTGCTGTTGAATTGAAAAATGGTACACATTTAAACTTGAATGTCTCTTGGAATGCTCTCACAGTAGAACAATACGGTGAAATTGGGACTTATACTGTTGAAGGTGAAATTCAGCTTCAAGAATATCCAAACCCTTTAGTAGAGCAAAGAGCAGATCCATATATTTATAAACATACAGATGGTTATTACTATTTCACAGGGTCTTATCCTGAATATGATCGAATTGTAATAAGAAGAGCAAAGTCAATTAAGGATCTTTCGCATGCTGAAGAAACAGTCATATGGCGTAAACCTGAGAAAGGTATTATGTCCAAGCACATTTGGGCACCTGAACTCCATTTTATTGATGATAAATGGTACGTTCACTATGCTGCTGGGGATACTGATAATGTCTGGGCAATTCGACCATATGTGTTGGAATGTAGTGCTGATAATCCTTTACAAGGTGAGTGGCTAGAAAAAGGACAAGTCAACACAGATTTTCAAAGTTTTTCATTGGATGCGACAACATTTGAAAATAAGGGAAAGAGATACTTAGTGTGGGCACAAAAAGTAGATGATGATACAGTATCTAACTTATACATCGCTGAAATGAGTAATCCATGGACAATCAAAGGTGGACAAACGGTATTATCGACACCAGATTTGGAGTGGGAACAGCAAGGGTTTTATGTTAATGAAGGCGCAGCTGTCATAAAACGTAATGGCAAAGTGTTTATCACGTATTCTGCTAGCGCGACGGATGATCGTTATGTTATGGGCTTATTAAGTGCTTCTGAAGACAGTGATTTAGTCAATCCTGCTTCGTGGACAAAATCAGTAGAGCCTATTTTTGCGACGAATGAGAAGGCTGAGGAATACGGACCGGGTCATAATAGTTTCACAGTCGCAGAAGATGGGACAACAGATCTACTTGTTTATCATGCTCGTCCGTACAAGGAAATTGAAGGTAATTCGCTGTACGATCATAACCGTCATGCGCGTGTACAACAACTTTTTTGGGATCAAAATGGAAATCCATATCTCGGTTCCCCAGGACAAATTATTGATAGATCTGAAAAGAAAGTGATTGCTACAGTTATTGTTCAATAA
- a CDS encoding glycoside hydrolase family 43 protein, with amino-acid sequence MRSSFFVKYVMLFLITTLLIPSSASADGKDVKVPTFTEASVHDPSVIKVDDMYYVFGSHLGVAKTKDFMNWTTVAAGVNPNNPLFDNVVEELEEALEWAETDTLWAPDVIELNGKFYMYYNACEGGSPLSAMGVAVADHIEGPYKDKGIFLKSGMWNQASEDGKIYNATIHPNVVDPQAFLDKDGKLWMVYGSYSGGIFILQMDATTGLPLDGQGYGTKLMGGNHSRMEGPYIQYVQETGYYYLYITFGGLGADGGYNMRVVRSKNPDGPYVDAEGNDMTTVRGANGTFFDDKSIEPYGVKLMGNYLFENMTSKSTVSTGIGYVSPGHNSVYYDEATGKQLLLFHSRFPQRGEQHEIRVHQLFMNDDGWPVVAPYRYAGEELAKVSPEGVSGNYKFINHGKEITEKVKKSVVITLLADGTIAGDVNGTWAVEGDNKANLVIDNYAYQGVFLKQWDPISKSEVMTFTAVSEQGMSIWGSQLEELSDEDTVAYVKNTLKLGNTRAVIADVSLPKASTFDTKISWKSSDPSIVSKKGAAKRPYSEQDTTITLTATISKNETTATKSFKLVVLPSEEAEVEGEGNAEVKAVDQTTNLVVWIVLVSLLLVLVAFFAIRRKRNN; translated from the coding sequence ATGAGAAGTAGTTTTTTTGTTAAATATGTCATGTTATTTTTAATAACTACCTTACTCATACCCTCTAGTGCATCTGCAGACGGAAAAGATGTTAAAGTACCTACTTTTACTGAAGCATCTGTCCATGATCCTTCAGTCATCAAAGTAGATGATATGTATTATGTGTTCGGTTCGCACTTAGGAGTGGCCAAAACAAAGGATTTTATGAACTGGACCACTGTTGCGGCAGGTGTGAATCCGAATAATCCATTGTTTGATAATGTCGTAGAAGAACTAGAGGAAGCATTAGAATGGGCAGAAACAGATACGTTATGGGCGCCAGATGTGATTGAATTGAACGGTAAGTTTTACATGTATTACAATGCATGTGAAGGTGGTTCGCCACTCTCAGCAATGGGAGTAGCTGTAGCGGATCATATCGAAGGTCCTTATAAAGATAAAGGTATTTTCCTGAAATCTGGCATGTGGAATCAAGCTAGTGAAGATGGAAAAATATATAATGCGACAATCCATCCTAATGTCGTTGACCCACAGGCATTCTTGGATAAGGACGGCAAACTTTGGATGGTTTATGGGTCATACTCTGGTGGTATTTTCATATTACAAATGGATGCTACAACAGGACTTCCACTTGATGGTCAAGGATATGGTACCAAGTTAATGGGGGGGAACCATAGTCGAATGGAAGGCCCCTATATTCAATATGTCCAAGAGACAGGCTACTACTATTTATATATAACATTCGGTGGTCTTGGTGCAGATGGTGGCTATAATATGCGCGTCGTTCGTTCGAAGAATCCTGATGGGCCATATGTTGATGCAGAAGGTAATGATATGACTACCGTTCGCGGAGCCAATGGAACTTTTTTCGATGACAAGTCGATTGAGCCATATGGTGTGAAATTGATGGGGAACTATTTATTTGAGAATATGACGAGTAAATCGACAGTAAGTACAGGAATAGGTTATGTATCTCCAGGACATAACTCCGTGTATTATGATGAAGCTACAGGCAAGCAATTATTACTATTTCATAGTCGATTTCCGCAAAGAGGAGAACAACATGAGATTCGAGTCCATCAGCTATTTATGAATGATGATGGATGGCCGGTTGTAGCACCTTATCGATATGCTGGGGAAGAATTAGCGAAGGTTTCTCCGGAGGGGGTTAGTGGTAACTATAAATTTATTAATCATGGTAAAGAAATTACAGAGAAAGTAAAAAAATCGGTTGTTATTACGTTACTTGCTGATGGTACTATTGCTGGGGATGTTAATGGGACATGGGCGGTTGAAGGAGACAACAAAGCGAATCTGGTCATTGATAATTATGCTTATCAGGGTGTTTTTCTAAAACAATGGGATCCGATTTCTAAAAGCGAAGTGATGACATTTACAGCTGTATCGGAACAAGGAATGTCAATTTGGGGGAGTCAACTTGAAGAGCTGTCTGATGAAGACACTGTGGCATACGTGAAAAACACATTGAAACTTGGCAATACAAGAGCCGTTATTGCCGATGTATCACTTCCCAAAGCCAGTACTTTTGATACTAAAATTTCATGGAAGTCTTCAGATCCTTCGATTGTTTCTAAAAAGGGGGCTGCCAAGAGACCTTACTCAGAACAAGATACTACAATTACGTTAACAGCTACTATCAGTAAAAATGAGACTACAGCTACAAAGAGTTTTAAATTGGTTGTATTGCCGAGTGAAGAGGCTGAAGTTGAAGGCGAAGGAAATGCAGAAGTGAAGGCAGTCGATCAGACAACAAATCTAGTGGTATGGATCGTCCTAGTGTCGCTGTTACTTGTTTTAGTTGCTTTTTTTGCCATCAGAAGAAAACGGAATAATTAA
- a CDS encoding DUF6171 family protein, with the protein MRKVACKGCSQSVIVSDDKIQQLVNEQLQYEIDIVEDDLYNNRLEICKTCPSLVYDTTCGYCGCFVQFRAKLTYKHCPDPGSPKW; encoded by the coding sequence ATGAGGAAAGTGGCATGTAAAGGTTGCTCACAATCAGTCATCGTCTCGGACGATAAAATCCAGCAACTTGTCAATGAGCAACTTCAATACGAGATTGATATTGTTGAGGATGATCTCTATAATAACAGATTGGAAATATGTAAAACCTGTCCCTCGCTTGTTTACGATACTACTTGTGGTTACTGCGGCTGCTTTGTACAGTTCAGAGCCAAGTTAACGTACAAGCATTGCCCGGACCCAGGAAGTCCAAAGTGGTAA
- a CDS encoding alpha-glucosidase/alpha-galactosidase, which yields MSFKIAFIGAGSIGFTRSLLRDLLAVPEFKDIEVAFTDINASNLEMVTQLCQRDIAENGLSISIQATTERKMALKGAKYIFNVVRIGGLEAFKTDIEIPLKYGVDQCVGDTLSAGGIMYGQRGIAEMLAICKDIREVAAEDCLLLNYANPMAMITWACNKYGGVKTIGLCHGVQHGLQQLADVFNLDKEEVDIVCAGINHQTWYIQVKHNGVDLTDKVLEAFEKHPEFPKTEKVRIDMLKRFGYYSTESNGHLSEYVPWYRKNPDEILDWIDLGVWINGETGGYLRVCTEGRNWFDIDFPNWMKEPAMEYRQENRSEEHGSYIIEGLETGRVYRGHFNVINNGIIANLPNDSIIEAPGYIDHNGINMPMIGDLPLGCAAVCNVSISVQRLAIEAAVQGDDMLLRQAMMMDPLVGAVCNPNEIWQMVDEMLVAQSEWLPQYKEAVKEAAYRLENNELVPTQENKGAARLNVKTVEEMALDRDEANINAGEADKAKVRPASK from the coding sequence ATGTCATTTAAAATAGCTTTTATTGGTGCTGGTAGTATTGGGTTTACGAGATCATTGCTTCGAGATCTATTAGCTGTTCCAGAATTTAAAGATATTGAAGTAGCATTTACTGATATTAACGCTAGCAACTTAGAGATGGTGACGCAGTTATGTCAACGTGATATCGCAGAAAATGGATTATCTATTTCGATTCAAGCAACGACTGAGCGTAAAATGGCATTAAAAGGGGCTAAATACATTTTTAACGTTGTTCGAATCGGTGGATTGGAAGCGTTTAAAACAGATATTGAAATTCCGCTAAAATATGGAGTCGATCAATGTGTAGGTGATACATTAAGCGCTGGTGGCATTATGTATGGTCAACGAGGTATCGCAGAGATGCTGGCGATTTGTAAAGATATAAGGGAAGTTGCAGCAGAGGATTGTTTGCTTCTTAACTATGCAAATCCAATGGCCATGATTACATGGGCTTGCAATAAATACGGTGGGGTAAAAACAATTGGATTATGTCATGGTGTTCAACATGGCCTTCAACAACTTGCCGATGTATTTAATCTAGACAAAGAAGAAGTTGATATTGTTTGTGCGGGCATTAATCATCAAACCTGGTATATCCAAGTGAAACATAATGGTGTTGATTTAACCGATAAAGTATTGGAAGCATTTGAGAAGCATCCGGAGTTTCCGAAAACGGAAAAAGTACGGATTGATATGCTAAAAAGATTTGGTTACTATAGTACAGAATCCAATGGGCATCTAAGTGAATACGTCCCCTGGTATAGAAAAAATCCAGATGAAATTCTTGATTGGATCGATCTAGGGGTATGGATTAACGGTGAAACAGGTGGTTATTTACGTGTTTGTACAGAAGGACGAAATTGGTTTGACATTGATTTTCCGAACTGGATGAAAGAACCAGCAATGGAATATAGACAGGAAAACCGAAGTGAAGAGCATGGATCGTATATTATAGAAGGATTAGAGACTGGGAGAGTCTATAGAGGGCATTTTAATGTCATCAATAATGGTATTATTGCTAATTTACCTAATGACTCTATTATTGAAGCCCCTGGATATATAGATCATAATGGAATTAACATGCCTATGATTGGGGATTTACCACTTGGTTGTGCAGCCGTCTGTAATGTTAGTATCTCGGTGCAAAGACTTGCTATCGAAGCTGCTGTCCAAGGTGATGATATGTTGTTAAGACAGGCTATGATGATGGACCCACTTGTAGGAGCTGTTTGTAATCCAAATGAAATTTGGCAAATGGTCGATGAAATGTTAGTAGCGCAAAGTGAGTGGTTGCCACAATATAAGGAAGCAGTGAAAGAAGCGGCATATAGATTAGAAAATAATGAATTGGTCCCAACCCAAGAGAATAAAGGTGCAGCACGTCTCAATGTGAAAACGGTGGAAGAAATGGCTCTTGATCGGGATGAGGCGAATATTAATGCTGGAGAAGCTGACAAAGCTAAAGTACGTCCAGCTAGTAAGTGA
- a CDS encoding CdaR family transcriptional regulator: MINQLRKIYSSLLVYSEGSDNLDRTYKWFVTDENEIIGINEEELTSKDLSLLATFLLPYNTNLPIPTDEERKWRNAIHSTESSANFEINNPYRFIYFSIKKNQIDPIMFKDAIHELFANQVPILWGNGHEGIIIEEQTIYEDSISFEEIKDIFMSDLSVKINFFIGSYKEGLEDISQYYHSLTNAAKKVFIYTNKTVVTYIDAVPYLLISETEPDVRSDIGKTILQEYINDEETLKTIETFLQCNLNISETAKVLHMHRNSLQYRLDRFFEKTGIDVRQFHHAMTVYLALLARK, encoded by the coding sequence ATGATCAATCAATTACGTAAAATTTATTCTTCACTTCTTGTATATTCAGAGGGAAGTGATAACTTAGACCGTACATATAAGTGGTTTGTGACGGATGAAAATGAGATTATTGGTATCAATGAAGAAGAATTAACATCCAAAGATTTATCGTTATTAGCTACTTTTTTATTGCCATATAATACAAATTTACCAATACCTACCGATGAAGAACGAAAATGGAGAAATGCTATTCATTCGACTGAATCAAGTGCTAACTTTGAAATTAATAATCCTTATCGATTTATCTACTTTTCAATTAAAAAAAATCAAATTGACCCTATAATGTTTAAAGATGCCATTCATGAGCTTTTTGCAAATCAAGTACCTATTCTCTGGGGAAATGGGCATGAAGGTATTATTATAGAAGAACAGACAATATATGAAGATAGTATCTCATTTGAAGAGATAAAAGACATATTCATGAGTGATTTATCTGTGAAAATCAACTTCTTTATTGGATCTTATAAGGAAGGTTTGGAGGACATCTCTCAGTATTATCACTCCTTAACAAATGCGGCTAAGAAAGTATTTATATATACGAATAAGACTGTAGTAACTTATATTGATGCTGTGCCTTATTTACTCATTAGTGAAACAGAACCTGACGTACGTTCCGATATTGGTAAAACTATTTTACAAGAATACATTAATGATGAAGAAACATTAAAAACAATAGAAACGTTTCTTCAATGCAATTTAAATATATCGGAGACTGCAAAAGTACTGCATATGCACCGCAATAGCCTACAATATCGCTTGGATCGTTTTTTTGAAAAGACGGGAATAGATGTCCGCCAATTTCATCATGCAATGACAGTTTATCTAGCACTTTTAGCAAGAAAGTAA
- a CDS encoding ABC transporter ATP-binding protein, producing the protein MADLKLVNIRKVYDKDVVSVKDFSLEIRDKEFLVLVGPSGCGKSTTLRMIAGLEEISGGDLFIGGKRVNDVPPKDRDIAMVFQNYALYPHMDVYNNMAFGLKLRKFKKDEIKKRVDNAAKILGLEDLLTRKPKALSGGQRQRVALGRAIVRDAEVFLMDEPLSNLDAKLRVQMRAEIQKLHRRLQTTTVYVTHDQTEAMTMATRLVVMKDGLIQQVGAPKEVYDEPNNVFVGGFIGSPAMNFLNGKIEGNYFVMDDIKVLIPEGKMKYLREQNYVGKDIILGIRPEDIHDEPVFLDFSPETKIRASIEVAELMGAEIILYSKVNDQDFVARVDARFNVVAGETIDLAFDLNKAHFFDNETELRIK; encoded by the coding sequence ATGGCAGACTTGAAATTGGTAAATATAAGAAAAGTATATGACAAAGATGTAGTTTCCGTTAAAGATTTTAGTTTGGAAATTAGAGATAAAGAGTTTTTAGTATTAGTTGGTCCATCTGGTTGCGGAAAATCAACAACACTTAGAATGATTGCAGGTTTGGAAGAAATTTCAGGGGGCGATCTTTTCATCGGGGGAAAAAGAGTGAACGACGTCCCACCAAAAGATCGTGACATCGCAATGGTTTTCCAAAACTATGCACTGTATCCCCATATGGATGTTTACAATAATATGGCATTTGGTTTGAAGCTTCGTAAATTTAAAAAAGACGAAATAAAAAAACGTGTTGATAATGCCGCTAAGATTTTGGGACTTGAGGACCTCTTAACTCGAAAACCTAAGGCCCTCTCAGGTGGACAGCGTCAGCGTGTTGCTTTAGGACGTGCTATTGTCCGAGATGCTGAAGTATTCTTAATGGATGAGCCATTATCTAACTTAGATGCTAAGTTACGTGTACAAATGCGTGCGGAGATTCAAAAGTTACACAGACGCCTGCAAACAACAACAGTTTATGTAACCCACGATCAGACTGAAGCAATGACAATGGCAACACGGCTTGTTGTAATGAAAGATGGACTCATCCAGCAAGTAGGAGCACCTAAAGAAGTTTATGATGAACCTAATAATGTTTTTGTTGGTGGTTTTATCGGTTCTCCTGCAATGAACTTCTTAAACGGTAAAATTGAAGGTAATTATTTCGTTATGGATGATATAAAAGTTCTTATTCCTGAGGGTAAGATGAAATATCTTCGTGAGCAAAACTATGTCGGTAAAGATATCATTCTTGGAATTCGTCCAGAAGATATTCATGATGAACCGGTATTTCTTGATTTTTCTCCTGAAACAAAAATCAGAGCCTCGATTGAAGTTGCTGAATTAATGGGTGCAGAAATCATTCTTTATTCTAAAGTAAATGACCAAGACTTTGTTGCTCGTGTTGATGCGCGTTTCAACGTTGTGGCTGGCGAAACGATTGACTTAGCATTCGATCTTAATAAAGCGCACTTTTTCGATAATGAAACAGAATTACGAATTAAATAA
- a CDS encoding YfhE family protein, producing MNEKKSPHQEMTEKNNGLSSAQEVLYQEEYKKADNVVKKADKDSDNNKKG from the coding sequence ATGAATGAGAAGAAGTCTCCACACCAGGAAATGACCGAAAAAAACAATGGATTGTCTTCGGCACAAGAAGTACTGTATCAGGAAGAATACAAAAAAGCAGATAATGTAGTAAAAAAAGCAGATAAAGATAGTGATAATAACAAAAAAGGCTGA